In a genomic window of Neoarius graeffei isolate fNeoGra1 chromosome 13, fNeoGra1.pri, whole genome shotgun sequence:
- the naca gene encoding nascent polypeptide-associated complex subunit alpha isoform X1 yields the protein MPSEATETVPVTEQEMQQPQVETAAAAASVPAGSQPKTKGTKASSSPHTSAPKAVPLGRRKRSSLSASSSSPTSPKSASGPRATPPCSPLASPSAHSPGAGKPETTVPKVVKASKQAKPKKADFKLAEPQQVTLPSAVPSEAKTTLGSSPTSPKVATPPVEGATTASVCPKAAGVTPVAAEIVKGPGPEAASPQCTTANPVKAKKKGAAAAPMKAEALVSTPIEDVPAPVVTKPEKVEATTSASVEVKPTKGAGPTTASPEGIVAASGKAKQEKGAAASPVKAEEPACAKDVVLAPVEAKPVTGAALAPTRVDVKGAIPAPVPAKDVVLAPVEAKPVTGAALAPTRVDVKGAVPAPVSAKDVLAPVEAKPVTGAALAPTRVDVKGAVPAPVPAKDDVLAPVEAKPVTGAALAPTRVDVKQVKGAVPAPVPAKDVVPAPVEAKLVKGEAAAPVPSPVDVMQVKGPAPVPAKDVAPVEAKLVKGEAAAPVPSPVDVMQVKGPAPVPAKDVAPVEAKLVKGEAAAPVPSPVDVMQVKGPAPVPAKDVVPAPVEAKPLEGVALTPVSPKAPEPFKVVSKSATHTPKSYSEAVACSPPKVPEIPKVVHEAPVASKVSEVLKTTAVVPETPKSAEMPKAPAAAESPKAQPVPALSPVQKEKSAPAVPSKGNAEAPKKKPNVAPVLAPTPQSSISPLEEEDDLPPLIPPEKPATMPVFQSVAEAPPKVEPVVKGLVPPAGPKASVTPAKSQPDPVPVKAPSKPEPVIKNDKGISLCPSVSIPFVLDCGFELLLFQCGHDGCMIHKQ from the exons ATGCCAAGTGAAGCCACAGAAACTGTCCCAGTgacggagcaggagatgcagcagCCTCAAGTGGAGACGG ctgctgctgctgcttcagtTCCTGCTGGCTCTCAGCCAAAGACTAAAGGGACTAAGGCTAGCTCATCTCCACACACCTCTGCCCCCAAGGCTGTTCCTTTGGGTCGCCGGAAGCGCTCCTCgctttctgcttcttcttcttctcccacATCACCCAAATCAGCCTCTGGCCCTCGAGCCACCCCACCTTGCTCTCCACTAGCATCTCCTTCAGCTCATTCCCCAGGTGCAGGGAAACCTGAGACAACTGTTCCTAAGGTTGTTAAGGCTAGTAAACAGGCAAAACCCAAGAAAGCAGATTTTAAACTTGCTGAACCTCAGCAGGTAACTCTACCTTCTGCTGTACCCTCAGAGGCTAAAACAACACTGGGGTCTTCCCCAACATCTCCCAAGGTGGCCACCCCACCAGTAGAGGGTGCAACTACTGCCTCTGTGTGCCCTAAAGCTGCTGGCGTAACTCCAGTAGCGGCAGAAATAGTAAAAGGTCCAGGTCCTGAAGCTGCATCTCCTCAGTGTACCACTGCTAATCCAGTGAAGGCAAAAAAGAAGGGTGCAGCAGCTGCTCCAATGAAAGCTGAAGCACTTGTTTCCACTCCTATTGAAGATGTCCCAGCTCCAGTGGTGACAAAACCAGAGAAAGTTGAAGCAACTACCTCAGCTTCAGTGGAGGTAAAACCAACAAAAGGTGCAGGCCCTACAACAGCCTCTCCTGAAGGTATTGTTGCTGCATCAGGGAAGGCAAAACAGGAGAAGGGTGCTGCAGCTTCTCCAGTGAAAGCTGAAGAACCAGCCTGTGCAAAAGATGTTGTCCTAGCTCCAGTGGAGGCAAAACCAGTGACGGGTGCAGCATTAGCCCCAACTCGAGTGGATGTGAAGGGTGCTATACCTGCACCAGTCCCGGCTAAAGATGTTGTCCTAGCTCCAGTGGAGGCAAAACCAGTAACGGGTGCAGCATTAGCCCCAACTCGAGTGGATGTGAAGGGTGCTGTACCTGCACCAGTCTCGGCTAAAGATGTCCTAGCTCCAGTGGAGGCAAAACCAGTGACAGGTGCAGCATTAGCCCCAACTCGAGTGGATGTGAAGGGTGCTGTACCTGCACCAGTCCCGGCTAAAGATGATGTCCTCGCTCCAGTGGAGGCAAAACCAGTGACGGGTGCAGCATTAGCCCCAACTCGAGTGGATGTGAAGCAGGTGAAGGGTGCTGTACCTGCACCAGTCCCGGCTAAAGATGTTGTTCCAGCTCCAGTGGAGGCAAAATTGGTGAAGGGTGAAGCAGCTGCTCCAGTCCCATCTCCAGTTGATGTGATGCAGGTGAAGGGTCCTGCACCAGTCCCGGCTAAAGATGTTGCTCCAGTGGAGGCAAAATTGGTGAAGGGTGAAGCAGCTGCTCCAGTCCCATCTCCAGTTGATGTGATGCAGGTGAAGGGTCCTGCACCAGTCCCGGCTAAAGATGTTGCTCCAGTGGAGGCAAAATTGGTGAAGGGTGAAGCAGCTGCTCCAGTCCCATCTCCAGTTGATGTGATGCAGGTGAAGGGCCCTGCACCAGTCCCGGCTAAAGATGTTGTCCCAGCTCCAGTGGAGGCAAAACCATTAGAGGGTGTAGCACTTACTCCAGTATCTCCTAAAGCTCCTGAGCCTTTTAAAGTAGTTTCAAAGTCAGCTACCCACACACCCAAATCATACTCTGAGGCTGTGGCATGTAGCCCACCCAAAGTACCAGAAATTCCAAAGGTGGTTCATGAGGCCCCAGTAGCATCTAAGGTGTCAGAAGTCCTCAAGACTACTGCAGTTGTTCCAGAAACCCCTAAGAGTGCTGAAATGCCCAAAGCTCCTGCTGCTGCTGAATCTCCAAAGGCTCAGCCTGTACCTGCCTTATCTCCAGTGCAAAAAGAAAAGTCAGCTCCAGCTGTTCCTTCTAAAGGAAATGCAGAGGCCCCCAAAAAGAAGCCAAATGTTGCTCCTGTCCTGGCACCAACTCCTCAATCTTCCATTTCACCTCTGGAGGAGGAGGATGACCTCCCTCCACTTATTCCACCAGAGAAGCCAGCCACAATGCCTGTTTTCCAATCTGTGGCTGAAGCGCCACCTAAAGTAGAGCCTGTAGTTAAAGGTCTTGTGCCACCAGCTGGTCCCAAAGCCAGTGTAACACCTGCTAAATCTCAGCCTGACCCTGTACCAGTTAAAGCCCCATCTAAACCGGAACCAGTGATCAAGAATGACAAGGGTAtttctctctgtccatctgtctctatACCTTTTGTCCTAGACTGTGGGTTTGAATTACTACTTTTTCAGTGTGGTCATGATGGCTGCATGATTCACAAACAGTAA